A single genomic interval of Gossypium raimondii isolate GPD5lz chromosome 11, ASM2569854v1, whole genome shotgun sequence harbors:
- the LOC105802899 gene encoding probable receptor-like protein kinase At5g24010: MGKFQWDKHHESLSLFLYLVIFFSYQLPSSAYTLPDKYFINCGSNIAVNVSSQTFVSDSNSDVSFTEQNSFVTYNRQASETPPLYQTARVFRKQSSYEFKINTNGTYLVRLHFSNSTDISDAIFNVSASGFLLLHDFTVQKIGSSTITKEFILSIPIGKFLIYFVPQGSSFAFINAIEVFPAPPDSISDEPTQISRTGNSNDYKGLLSQALQTIHRINVGGPTLTPDNDTLLRTWLPDDSYLTNSGIAKNSEVFSGRPNYDLVTDFIAPDLVYRTSKEMASNDSNITWSYDVTRDARHLIRVHFCDVISVSQNVLSFFLYINSNFSQNINPYREVVKLETPFFMDFVVDSDDSGFINISIGPDSNSLVQNAFLNGVEIMEMMGKSNLVPVTHKSNNMSPFIIVGVVLGGLVLVCIFGGLLFIGLRRRKPKPVETSEWSPLPIFKGSSHGKSKTPSKEGTITASPVPNLNLGLRIPLDEIQLATKNFNKKLQIGKGGFGTVYQGTLRNGLKVAVKRSQPGSGQGLPEFQTEIMVLSKIRHRHLVSLIGYCDERLEMILVYELMEKGTLRDHLYNAKLPCLSWKQRLDICIGAARGLHYLHKGASGGIIHRDVKSTNILLDENLVAKVADFGLSRSGPPDQSHVSTGIKGTFGYLDPEYFKTQQLTEKSDVYSFGVVLLEVLCARPAVNPALPREQVNLAEWGMRCKNKGLLDQIVDPSIRDQINPNSLRKFAEITEKCLQEDACDRPGMGDVAWDLEYALQLQQTAVVQEPHEDSASNTNGMLSLHVIQRLPSTNIEFEGDDMSIIKEDESDSVPSASGVFSQLKMDEAR; the protein is encoded by the coding sequence ATGGGAAAGTTTCAGTGGGATAAACATCATGAGTCTTTAAGCCTTTTTCTTTATCTTGTCATTTTCTTCTCATATCAGCTGCCTTCTTCAGCATACACGCTTCCAGACAAGTATTTCATCAACTGTGGATCAAACATCGCCGTAAACGTCAGTTCCCAGACCTTTGTCAGTGACTCGAATTCGGATGTTTCATTTACGGAACAAAACAGCTTTGTCACATACAACAGGCAGGCATCAGAAACACCACCTCTGTATCAAACTGCAAGAGTTTTTCGGAAGCAGTCTTCATATGAGTTCAAAATCAATACTAATGGCACTTACCTGGTACGCCTTCATTTCTCCAACTCAACTGATATCTCAGATGCTATTTTCAATGTTTCAGCTTCAGGTTTTCTCCTCTTGCATGATTTCACTGTCCAAAAAATTGGCAGCTCTACCATAACAAAGGAATTCATTTTGAGCATTCCAATAGGCAAATTTTTAATCTACTTTGTACCGCAAGGATCTTCTTTCGCATTCATCAATGCCATCGAGGTCTTTCCGGCCCCTCCAGATTCCATTTCTGATGAGCCTACACAGATTAGTCGGACTGGAAACAGCAATGATTACAAAGGCCTGCTCTCTCAAGCATTACAGACGATTCATAGGATTAATGTTGGAGGCCCTACACTTACACCAGATAATGATACTTTGTTAAGAACATGGCTTCCTGATGATAGTTATCTGACCAATTCAGGCATTGCAAAGAATAGTGAAGTTTTCTCAGGTAGGCCTAATTATGATCTTGTTACCGATTTTATTGCACCAGATCTAGTATACAGGACCTCCAAAGAGATGGCATCAAACGACTCCAATATAACCTGGTCTTATGATGTAACCAGAGATGCTAGGCACTTGATTCGGGTTCATTTCTGCGATGTTATTAGTGTATCACagaatgttttaagtttttttctctATATAAATAGCAACTTCAGCCAGAACATTAACCCTTACCGAGAAGTGGTTAAACTGGAGACTCCATTTTTCATGGACTTTGTGGTTGATTCTGATGATTCAGGGTTCATAAACATCTCCATAGGGCCTGATAGTAATTCTTTAGTTCAAAATGCTTTTCTAAATGGCGTTGAGATAATGGAAATGATGGGGAAATCTAATTTGGTCCCTGTAACACATAAGTCCAACAATATGTCTCCCTTCATTATTGTTGGTGTGGTCCTCGGAGGTCTTGTTCTTGTCTGCATCTTTGGAGGTCTATTGTTTATTGGACTGAGACGTAGGAAGCCAAAACCTGTTGAAACTTCAGAATGGTCACCATTACCTATATTTAAAGGAAGTTCTCATGGTAAATCCAAGACACCAAGCAAAGAGGGAACCATTACTGCTTCTCCTGTGCCTAACTTGAACCTTGGTTTAAGGATACCATTAGACGAGATTCAGTTGGCAACAAAAAACTTCAATAAGAAGTTGCAGATTGGTAAGGGTGGATTTGGGACTGTCTATCAAGGGACTCTCCGGAATGGCTTGAAAGTGGCTGTGAAACGAAGTCAGCCAGGGTCAGGTCAAGGTCTACCGGAATTTCAGACGGAGATcatggttttatcaaaaattcgACATCGCCATCTTGTTTCTTTGATCGGATATTGTGATGAAAGGCTTGAGATGATACTTGTGTACGAGTTAATGGAGAAAGGAACTTTGAGGGATCACCTATATAACGCAAAACTACCTTGCTTGTCTTGGAAGCAAAGGCTCGATATTTGCATTGGTGCTGCAAGAGGACTTCATTACCTTCACAAAGGTGCATCTGGGGGCATCATTCACCGTGATGTCAAGTCGACAAACATCTTGCTCGATGAGAACCTTGTAGCCAAAGTAGCTGACTTTGGCCTTTCAAGATCAGGTCCTCCGGATCAATCCCATGTTAGCACAGGCATTAAAGGAACTTTTGGTTATCTTGATCCTGAGTACTTTAAAACACAACAGCTGACAGAGAAATCCGATGTTTATTCGTTCGGAGTGGTTCTTCTTGAGGTGCTCTGTGCAAGGCCGGCTGTCAATCCTGCACTCCCAAGAGAGCAAGTGAACCTAGCAGAATGGGGAATGCGTTGCAAGAACAAAGGATTGCTTGATCAGATTGTGGATCCATCCATAAGAGATCAGATCAATCCCAACTCATTAAGAAAATTTGCAGAGATAACAGAGAAATGTTTGCAAGAAGATGCCTGTGATAGGCCTGGCATGGGTGATGTGGCATGGGACTTGGAGTATGCGTTACAGCTCCAGCAAACAGCAGTTGTCCAAGAGCCACACGAGGACAGTGCATCAAATACTAACGGTATGCTATCGTTGCATGTTATCCAGCGTTTACCTTCCACAAATATCGAATTTGAGGGAGATGATATGTCCATCATAAAGGAGGATGAATCTGACTCAGTCCCATCGGCAAGTGGAGTTTTCTCCCAATTGAAAATGGATGAAGCCAGATAA
- the LOC105802901 gene encoding chitinase 10 — protein sequence MESSSLISFSLLFCFSILFFGSNGVEARRAPPSISYLISENLFNSIFLHKDDNACPARNFYNYTFFIQAAKCFPSFGNTGDIATRKREIAAFLAQISHETTGGWATAPDGPYAWGLCFKEEINPQSNYCDSTNTQWPCYPGKSYHGRGPIQLSWNYNYGPAGKAVGFDGLRNPEIVANNSLIAFKTGLWFWMTEQSPKPSCHDVMVGKYVPTEADLAANRTAGYGLVTNIINGGLECGIPNDARVNDRIGFFERYAQLFKVDTGPNLDCANQKPF from the exons ATGGAATCCTCTTCTCTTATTTCCTTCTCATTGCTCTTTTGCTTTAGTATACTATTCTTTGGTTCAAATGGAGTCGAAGCTCGAAGAGCCCCTCCGTCCATCTCTTATTTGATTAGTGAAAATCTGTTTAATTCCATATTTCTACACAAGGATGATAATGCATGCCCTGCAAGAAACTTTTACAATTACACCTTCTTTATTCAAGCCGCGAAATGCTTTCCAAGCTTTGGCAACACAGGGGATATAGCTACCCGAAAGCGTGAGATTGCAGCTTTTCTTGCTCAAATATCCCACGAGACCACCGGCGGATGGGCCACCGCACCTGACGGACCATACGCTTGGGGCTTGTGCTTCAAAGAGGAAATCAACCCTCAAAGCAACTACTGTGACTCTACCAACACACAATGGCCTTGCTACCCTGGCAAATCATACCATGGAAGAGGCCCCATTCAACTATCCTG GAATTACAATTATGGACCAGCTGGGAAGGCAGTGGGTTTTGACGGGCTAAGGAACCCAGAAATAGTAGCCAACAACTCCTTGATCGCATTCAAAACCGGGCTTTGGTTCTGGATGACGGAGCAGAGCCCAAAGCCGTCTTGCCACGATGTCATGGTTGGTAAATATGTCCCGACGGAAGCCGACTTGGCAGCTAATCGGACGGCGGGATATGGGTTGGTAACCAACATAATCAACGGTGGGTTGGAGTGTGGAATACCCAACGATGCACGTGTAAATGACAGAATTGGATTCTTTGAGAGATATGCTCAGTTATTTAAAGTTGATACAGGGCCTAACCTAGACTGTGCGAATCAAAAGCCGTTTTAA
- the LOC105802902 gene encoding auxin-responsive protein IAA30 — protein sequence MRRAISYCSSSIGSSNHFDSSSTATAASSSSQRDHNTDLSLGLSISTSPLYARKQRSPIKPLLRLELAEQDECNSATFYVKVYMEGIPIGRKVDLLDRRSYCDLIKTLEHMFNTNLIWAEAEVNGDHFEEYHVLTYEDKEGDWMMVGDVPWQMFLSVVRRLKISRSSAEL from the exons ATGAGAAGGGCAATTAGTTATTGTTCATCTTCTATAGGGAGCAGCAACCACTTTGATTCCTCAAGCACTGCTACTGCTGCTTCTTCCTCCTCGCAGAGGGACCATAACACCGATCTTAGCCTTGGTCTTAGCATTTCAACCTCTCCTCTTTATGCAAG GAAGCAAAGATCGCCAATAAAGCCGCTGCTAAGGCTGGAGCTTGCCGAACAAGATGAGTGCAACAGCGCTACTTTTTATGTCAAGGTTTACATGGAAGGAATTCCTATTGGTAGAAAAGTAGACCTGTTGGATCGCCGGAGTTACTGTGACCTGATAAAAACTCTTGAACATATGTTTAATACAAACCTCATAT GGGCTGAGGCTGAGGTGAATGGTGATCATTTCGAGGAATATCATGTACTAACATATGAAGACAAGGAAGGGGATTGGATGATGGTTGGTGATGTTCCTTGGCA GATGTTCTTGTCAGTTGTGAGGAGATTGAAGATAAGTAGATCAAGTGCTgaactttga
- the LOC105802898 gene encoding probable receptor-like protein kinase At5g24010, which translates to MLSNFHTKKVEMNYLNFLYSVSRCLLPSILTYTCLLYHLTPLMEKLQNLLLLQLLLLLSLSSAYTPPDKYFINCGSNSNVSGSGGRNFVGDLNSGVSFFVGQSSPVPYANPSSSQLYQSARIYRRPSFYEFVINESGTYFVRLHFFVSSSDSNLATAKFNVSASGFWLLSDFTLKNSISSPVIKDFLVTINVKRFRIYFIPSHGSNLAFVNAIEVFLTPEDFIPDTASRVTPAGSRISFDGLPSQVLHTLFRINVGGLTLTPENDTLWRNWIPDDSFLLNPMAARNSDFFPDSPNYREGGATEYTAPSPVYRTAKEMNIDESRQLNFFNVTWSFNVSKSSSHFVRVHFCDIISVSLNVTIFDLYIYNKFSMRINPYDKMGQLATPFYYDFVVDSDESGIMNISIGPRSDSQNQTAFLNGLEIMQLMKKSDFVSWPGKPESNKTSLFAIVGSIGGGSFVIILVAIVLLSLKRRKVKPGQSSSWPFSGPFYARSSSYNRMSEKTSNMLPSNLNLALRLSYHEIEQSTKNFDSNLVIGEGGFGKVYQGMFRGMKVAVKRSEPGHGQGLLEFQTEIVVLSQIRHRHLVSLIGYCDERFEMILVYEFMEQGTLRDHLYYSTADLEKSYSARSEFSWKQRLEICIGAAKGLNYLHTGAAGGIIHRDVKSTNILLDEQFVAKVADFGLSKSGIPDVEHSVDVKGTFGYLDPEYFMSLQLTDKSDVYSFGVVLLEVLCARPAVINSNRREEVNLAEWGMYWLRKGQLDNIIDPILVDTINPNSFRKFAETTEKCLKVYGSERPIMRDVLWDLEYALQLQLTPINRGPLEDSITNASLEFSMPVLHQLPSNSFPAVDEDNTTLVFDDTSDVTASEVFTELRIGDSR; encoded by the coding sequence ATGCTTTCCAACTTCCACACCAAAAAAGTGGAGATGAATTATCTCAATTTCCTTTATTCGGTTTCAAGGTGTCTACTACCTTCTATTCTTACTTACACTTGCCTCCTTTACCATCTCACTCCTCTAATGGAAAAGCTTCAAAACCTCCTCCTCCTCCAGTTGTTGCTGCTTCTTTCCCTTTCATCAGCTTACACGCCTCCAGATAAGTACTTCATCAACTGTGGATCTAATTCTAACGTCTCAGGCAGCGGAGGTCGAAACTTTGTCGGTGACCTGAATTCCGGTGTTTCCTTCTTTGTAGGGCAAAGCAGCCCTGTCCCTTATGCAAATCCTTCCTCATCTCAACTCTATCAATCCGCAAGAATCTATCGACGCCCTTCCTTTTACGAGTTTGTAATTAATGAGAGCGGCACCTACTTTGTACGTCtccatttctttgtttcttcatCTGATTCTAATCTAGCCACAGCTAAATTTAATGTCTCAGCTTCAGGATTTTGGCTATTATCAGACTTTACTCTCAAGAACAGTATTAGTTCACCTGTCATCAAAGACTTTTTGGTCACCATCAATGTAAAAAGATTTAGGATCTACTTCATACCTTCCCATGGATCAAACTTGGCTTTCGTAAACGCCATCGAAGTCTTTCTTACCCCCGAGGATTTCATCCCCGATACCGCTTCTCGTGTTACTCCTGCAGGAAGTAGAATTTCTTTTGATGGTTTGCCTTCTCAGGTGTTGCATACACTTTTTAGGATTAATGTTGGAGGGCTTACCCTCACACCAGAAAATGATACATTGTGGAGGAACTGGATACCAGATGATAGTTTCTTGCTTAATCCAATGGCTGCAAGGAACAGTGACTTCTTCCCTGATTCACCTAACTATCGAGAAGGAGGAGCCACTGAATATACTGCCCCAAGCCCTGTGTATAGGACTGCAAAAGAAATGAATATAGATGAGAGCAGACAACTAAATTTCTTCAATGTTACATGGAGTTTTAATGTGAGCAAGAGTTCTAGTCACTTCGTTCGGGTCCACTTTTGTGACATAATTAGTGTATCTCTTAATGTCACAATCTTCGATCTCTATATCTACAACAAGTTTAGTATGAGGATTAATCCATATGATAAAATGGGTCAGTTGGCTACTCCATTTTACTATGATTTTGTGGTTGATTCTGATGAGTCTGGAATCATGAACATAAGTATAGGGCCTCGATCGGATTCTCAAAATCAAACTGCCTTTCTGAATGGGCTAGAGATAATGCAGTTAATGAAGAAATCAGATTTTGTTTCGTGGCCAGGGAAGCCTGAAAGTAATAAGACTAGTCTGTTTGCTATAGTTGGCTCCATTGGTGGGGGttcatttgttattattttggtaGCAATAGTGCTTCTGAGTTTGAAAAGGAGAAAAGTAAAGCCTGGACAATCTTCAAGTTGGCCTTTCTCAGGGCCTTTCTATGCAAGAAGCAGTTCTTACAATAGAATGTCTGAAAAGACTTCTAATATGTTACCTTCCAATTTAAACCTTGCTTTGAGATTATCATATCATGAAATTGAGCAATCAACCAAGAACTTCGATTCCAACTTGGTGATTGGGGAGGGTGGATTCGGAAAAGTCTATCAAGGAATGTTTCGTGGCATGAAAGTGGCTGTGAAAAGGAGTGAACCAGGACATGGCCAAGGCCTTTTAGAGTTCCAAACCGAGATAGTGGTCTTATCTCAAATTCGCCATCGTCATCTTGTTTCCTTAATCGGATATTGTGATGAAAGATTTGAAATGATACTGGTCTATGAATTCATGGAGCAAGGAACTCTTAGAGATCATCTCTATTATTCAACTGCCGATCTTGAGAAATCATACAGTGCACGTTCTGAATTCTCTTGGAAGCAAAGACTAGAAATTTGCATCGGTGCAGCTAAAGGCCTTAATTACCTGCACACAGGTGCAGCTGGAGGAATCATTCACCGTGATGTTAAGTCAACAAACATCTTGCTTGATGAACAATTTGTGGCCAAAGTTGCTGATTTCGGTCTTTCAAAATCAGGCATTCCTGATGTAGAACATAGCGTCGATGTAAAAGGTACCTTTGGTTATCTTGACCCTGAATACTTCATGTCTCTACAGTTGACAGATAAATCCGATGTGTATTCTTTCGGAGTTGTACTTCTAGAAGTCCTTTGTGCCAGGCCAGCGGTCATCAACTCGAACAGGAGGGAGGAAGTGAACTTAGCTGAATGGGGAATGTATTGGCTGAGGAAAGGTCAACTTGATAATATTATTGATCCAATACTAGTGGATACTATTAATCCCAACTCATTTAGGAAGTTTGCTGAAACAACAGAGAAGTGTTTGAAGGTATATGGTAGTGAAAGGCCAATCATGCGTGATGTTTTGTGGGACTTGGAATATGCATTGCAGCTTCAGCTTACTCCAATCAACAGAGGCCCGCTTGAAGATAGTATAACCAATGCTTCATTGGAATTTTCGATGCCTGTTCTCCATCAATTACCGTCTAATAGCTTTCCAGCTGTTGATGAAGACAACACTACTCTAGTATTTGATGATACTTCAGATGTAACTGCTAGTGAAGTATTCACAGAATTGAGGATTGGTGATTCTAGATAA